In Tachypleus tridentatus isolate NWPU-2018 chromosome 7, ASM421037v1, whole genome shotgun sequence, a genomic segment contains:
- the LOC143257084 gene encoding uncharacterized protein LOC143257084 isoform X4, with protein sequence MEEKGLQDRPRYAQLMAMANRAKAVPSPGIPSSPGRGPSPSMGPSSHGSGTPSPIMGPPHPPQGQAAVMNPQPQQAASPHPMGGGPPPQVLSPIQPNQLASSPHSMGPPAPPNNSVMGHMSPSQSSPMSVSMIQQQTAQPQSQSHQAGHGYPQSYGGLSPYQQQNPHLPPGQQMSLPGQPVGAGTVQGMNDQTQQGHLGYGHVGQINGPSGPHMEEGAQRPPQGPGTDPGSIPASGSLTQGTLGPSGQKASALTPSQMQQLRAQIMAYKFLARNQQIPDHIGMAVQGKRHLPPQPPYQRPTG encoded by the exons ATGGAAGAAAAAGGATTACAAGATCGTCCTCGTTATGCACAGTTAATGGCAATGGCTAATAGAGCAAAAGCTGTTCCTAGTCCTGGCATACCCTCTTCTCCTGGTCGAGGACCAAGCCCATCTATGGGCCCTTCTTCCCATGGGTCAGGAACACCAAGTCCAATTATGGGACCTCCTCATCCTCCTCAAGGGCAAGCCGCAGTAATGAATCCTCAACCTCAACAGGCAGCTTCTCCTCACCCAATGGGAGGAGGGCCACCACCACAGGTTCTCAGTCCAATACAACCCAACCAACTTGCTTCATCACCTCACAGTATGGGACCTCCAGCCCCACCAAATAATTCAGTCATGGGTCACATGTCCCCTTCTCAGTCATCTCCTATGTCTGTGTCAATGATTCAACAGCAAACTGCTCAACCACAATCTCAGAGTCATCAAGCAGGACATGGTTACCCTCAGTCTTATGGTGGTCTTTCACCATATCAACAACAAAACCCACATTTACCTCCTGGCCAGCAGATGAGCTTACCCGGGCAGCCAGTTGGTGCAGGAACAGTACAAGGGATGAATGATCAAACACAGCAGGGTCATCTAG GCTATGGACATGTAGGACAAATAAATGGACCTTCAGGACCTCACATGGAAGAAGGTGCCCAGAGGCCACCACAAGGTCCAGGCACTGATCCTGGTTCTATACCTGCTAGTGGATCTCTAACACAAGGAACCTTAGGACCATCTGGTCAGAAGGCTTCAGCTCTTACACCAAGCCAAATGCAGCAACTTCGGGCACAGATCATGGCCTATAAGTTTCTTGCTAGAAATCAACAGATTCCAGATCACATTGGAATGGCTGTTCAGGGAAAGAGACATTTACCACCCCAACCACCTTATCAACGGCCAACAGGTTAG
- the LOC143257084 gene encoding uncharacterized protein LOC143257084 isoform X2, which translates to MSSDDGMIQPPSGGQMQASPQQQVYPSDSLYMLQRTINGMEEKGLQDRPRYAQLMAMANRAKAVPSPGIPSSPGRGPSPSMGPSSHGSGTPSPIMGPPHPPQGQAAVMNPQPQQAASPHPMGGGPPPQVLSPIQPNQLASSPHSMGPPAPPNNSVMGHMSPSQSSPMSVSMIQQQTAQPQSQSHQAGHGYPQSYGGLSPYQQQNPHLPPGQQMSLPGQPVGAGTVQGMNDQTQQGHLGYGHVGQINGPSGPHMEEGAQRPPQGPGTDPGSIPASGSLTQGTLGPSGQKASALTPSQMQQLRAQIMAYKFLARNQQIPDHIGMAVQGKRHLPPQPPYQRPTG; encoded by the exons ACTATCAATGGTATGGAAGAAAAAGGATTACAAGATCGTCCTCGTTATGCACAGTTAATGGCAATGGCTAATAGAGCAAAAGCTGTTCCTAGTCCTGGCATACCCTCTTCTCCTGGTCGAGGACCAAGCCCATCTATGGGCCCTTCTTCCCATGGGTCAGGAACACCAAGTCCAATTATGGGACCTCCTCATCCTCCTCAAGGGCAAGCCGCAGTAATGAATCCTCAACCTCAACAGGCAGCTTCTCCTCACCCAATGGGAGGAGGGCCACCACCACAGGTTCTCAGTCCAATACAACCCAACCAACTTGCTTCATCACCTCACAGTATGGGACCTCCAGCCCCACCAAATAATTCAGTCATGGGTCACATGTCCCCTTCTCAGTCATCTCCTATGTCTGTGTCAATGATTCAACAGCAAACTGCTCAACCACAATCTCAGAGTCATCAAGCAGGACATGGTTACCCTCAGTCTTATGGTGGTCTTTCACCATATCAACAACAAAACCCACATTTACCTCCTGGCCAGCAGATGAGCTTACCCGGGCAGCCAGTTGGTGCAGGAACAGTACAAGGGATGAATGATCAAACACAGCAGGGTCATCTAG GCTATGGACATGTAGGACAAATAAATGGACCTTCAGGACCTCACATGGAAGAAGGTGCCCAGAGGCCACCACAAGGTCCAGGCACTGATCCTGGTTCTATACCTGCTAGTGGATCTCTAACACAAGGAACCTTAGGACCATCTGGTCAGAAGGCTTCAGCTCTTACACCAAGCCAAATGCAGCAACTTCGGGCACAGATCATGGCCTATAAGTTTCTTGCTAGAAATCAACAGATTCCAGATCACATTGGAATGGCTGTTCAGGGAAAGAGACATTTACCACCCCAACCACCTTATCAACGGCCAACAGGTTAG
- the LOC143257084 gene encoding uncharacterized protein LOC143257084 isoform X3 has translation MIGTPFLTINGMEEKGLQDRPRYAQLMAMANRAKAVPSPGIPSSPGRGPSPSMGPSSHGSGTPSPIMGPPHPPQGQAAVMNPQPQQAASPHPMGGGPPPQVLSPIQPNQLASSPHSMGPPAPPNNSVMGHMSPSQSSPMSVSMIQQQTAQPQSQSHQAGHGYPQSYGGLSPYQQQNPHLPPGQQMSLPGQPVGAGTVQGMNDQTQQGHLGYGHVGQINGPSGPHMEEGAQRPPQGPGTDPGSIPASGSLTQGTLGPSGQKASALTPSQMQQLRAQIMAYKFLARNQQIPDHIGMAVQGKRHLPPQPPYQRPTG, from the exons ACTATCAATGGTATGGAAGAAAAAGGATTACAAGATCGTCCTCGTTATGCACAGTTAATGGCAATGGCTAATAGAGCAAAAGCTGTTCCTAGTCCTGGCATACCCTCTTCTCCTGGTCGAGGACCAAGCCCATCTATGGGCCCTTCTTCCCATGGGTCAGGAACACCAAGTCCAATTATGGGACCTCCTCATCCTCCTCAAGGGCAAGCCGCAGTAATGAATCCTCAACCTCAACAGGCAGCTTCTCCTCACCCAATGGGAGGAGGGCCACCACCACAGGTTCTCAGTCCAATACAACCCAACCAACTTGCTTCATCACCTCACAGTATGGGACCTCCAGCCCCACCAAATAATTCAGTCATGGGTCACATGTCCCCTTCTCAGTCATCTCCTATGTCTGTGTCAATGATTCAACAGCAAACTGCTCAACCACAATCTCAGAGTCATCAAGCAGGACATGGTTACCCTCAGTCTTATGGTGGTCTTTCACCATATCAACAACAAAACCCACATTTACCTCCTGGCCAGCAGATGAGCTTACCCGGGCAGCCAGTTGGTGCAGGAACAGTACAAGGGATGAATGATCAAACACAGCAGGGTCATCTAG GCTATGGACATGTAGGACAAATAAATGGACCTTCAGGACCTCACATGGAAGAAGGTGCCCAGAGGCCACCACAAGGTCCAGGCACTGATCCTGGTTCTATACCTGCTAGTGGATCTCTAACACAAGGAACCTTAGGACCATCTGGTCAGAAGGCTTCAGCTCTTACACCAAGCCAAATGCAGCAACTTCGGGCACAGATCATGGCCTATAAGTTTCTTGCTAGAAATCAACAGATTCCAGATCACATTGGAATGGCTGTTCAGGGAAAGAGACATTTACCACCCCAACCACCTTATCAACGGCCAACAGGTTAG